GTGGCAAGGGCGGTCTGAGCCGCCGGCTCACGCAGCGTCTGCGTACCGGCCGGGCGTTGCGCAAGCGTCGCCGCCGCGCTGATCAGCGACGGAGCCGGTTCGTCGCGCCCACTCTGCTGATCGAGCACCGCCCGGCGGCGGCCCACGAGCGGACCCGCGTTGGTGATTGGGAAGGTGACCTCATCGTGGGCCGCGGCAACCAGTCGGCCATCGCCACCCTTGTCGACCGCTCCAGCCGCCTCCTGCGTCTGGTTCACCTGCCCGGCAACCGCGGCGCCGACACGGTCCGCGACGCCCTGATCGCTGTCCTGGGCGCCCTTCCCGAAGCAGCGCGACTGACGTTGACCTGGGACCAAGGATCCGAAATGGCCTACCACGAACAGATCGCACCGCTGCTGCGTGAAGGTGTGTTCTTCGCGCACCCAGGAAGTCCATGGCAGCGCGGCACGAACGAGAACACGAATGGCTTGCTGCGCCAGTACTTTCCCAAACGCACCGACCTCGCGATCCATACGCCCGAGCACCTCGGCATGGTCGAGCACAAGCTCAACCACCGGCCACGCAAGACACTCGGATGGCGGACACCCGCCGAGGTCTTCCACAACGCCGTGGCATCATAGACCCCGTCACCGTTGCGACGACCGCTCGAATTCGCCCTGGAACCCAAGCGGAACAGATGGGTCACCATTCGACCGACGTTGACATCGGTCGACGGTGCTCCATCCAATGGCGCGCATCCGCCCGACGTGCCCGCTCCAACAAACCATCCTCGACGTGAAGCGATCCGCTCTTGGCCCGCTCTGACTCCGGCCGTTGGGCTCGTGTCGCACCGTCGCCGAGGGCGGTCGTTTCCGAACGTGACACCTCAGACGCTGCCACGCTGCTGGCCCGAACGGTGGCTGACACGGCATCCAACAGCCCCGGCCCTACCTCGGCCCAACCAATCAGCAACAGCGGACCCACGGCATCGAAAGCGGCCCTGCCGAACTCACCGGCGATCAACGGGTCAGCCACATTCAACGCCAACGCCACCACACTGGCGAACACGAGCAACCGCCGAGCAGGCCGAGTCTGTTCGGCAGTAGCCCCGTGCAGCACCAAGTGACGGATACCAAGCAGCAGGCCAACGATCGACAGATCGACCGCCGGCGCGACCAATGGAGCAACCCACGGCGACACGCCCAAGCGCAGCGCCAAGCTCAGCACATTGCCGAACCCGAACATGAAGGTCAACGCGACCACGACACCAGCAATCACCGTAACGCATCGCAACGTCGCATCACGCTCCGTAGAATGGTGTGGCGTGCTAGCAGCCTCCACGGGCATCCCGGAGGTCATCGCTGATTCCCCTGCTTCCGGCGCTCCATCACCAGCGGCACCCGCGCCTCGATAACCAGCGGCTTCCCGCTTAGGCGTGGGCTACCTGAACGAGCCGCCCGTGGCTGCTGGACGGATCCGGAATCCGTGTGCATCCTGCGCGAGTCGCACCGGGGGCACCAAAAGGCCAGGTCACAGGCGCGGCGGGTGGGCCTGTCGACCGTGACGCCGGGCGTGTCCATGGTTTATCCATGGAGAACGTCCGGGGGAGGTCTGAATGCCTCGTCCGCCGTTGCCCCTCGGCACGTGGGGTGAGATCCGTACGCTGCAGGTCCCGGCCGTGCTCGACGACACCGGGGCGCTGGTGAGAAGGGCCCGGTGGCGGGCCTTCACCCAGTACCGTGGCCGCGATGGCCGTACCCGCCAGGTCGAGCGAAGCGGGACCAGCCGTACCGCGGCCCTCCGCCGTCTCCGTGAACACCTGCGGTCCCTGACCGCCGCCAGCGGTAGTCCAGAACTGTCGGCCTCGTCTCGCCTCGCCGAGGCTGCCGACCTCTGGGTCGAACGGGTGATCAGCCGGCGGGAACCCACCACCTACGATCGCTACCGGTGCCGCCTGGACAACCACATCCTGCCCACTCTCGGGGACCTGCTCCTGCGCGAGTGCACGATCGGCCGTCTCGAGCACTACTTCGACAACCTGGCCCTTACCCTGGCTCCGAACACCCTCCGGGCATCCGCAGCGTGCTCTCCGGGATCCTGCAGCTCGCCGTCCGCCGCCAAGCCCTGGACCACAACCCCGTCCGGAACATCGAGCCCATCGAAGGCGGCAACACCCGCCCCAAGCTCACCTTCACCGCCACCGACCTGAGCGACTTCCTCACCCGGCTCGACGCCGATCCCGGCGCCCGCCGAGCCGACCTTCCCGACCTCGTTCGCTTCCTGTTCGGTACCGGCGTCCGGATCAGCGAGGCCCTCGCGCTGCGCTGGTGCGACCTCAACCTCACCACCATCACGGTCACCCGCGACGGTCAGGCCATCCCGCCGTGGTCGGTGTGGATCAGCGCCCACCTCGTCGTCGTCACCGGCAGAGGAATCCTCCGCCGCCCAGGCCAGGCCAACCGGACCAAGAAATCCGACCGGATCCTCGGCCTGCCCTCATACCTCACCACCGTGCTCCTGGCCCGCCACCCCGCCGACGCACGTCCCGACGATCCCGTCTTCCCTTCCGCCACGCTCGGCTGGCGCCACCCCTGCAACGTGCAGCGCTCCGTCCGTCGCCTACGCGAACGTGCCGGGTATCCCACCTTCACCACCCACGTCGGTCGGCGCACCGTCGCAACCGTTCTCGACCAC
The sequence above is drawn from the Amycolatopsis aidingensis genome and encodes:
- a CDS encoding site-specific integrase, which gives rise to MLSGILQLAVRRQALDHNPVRNIEPIEGGNTRPKLTFTATDLSDFLTRLDADPGARRADLPDLVRFLFGTGVRISEALALRWCDLNLTTITVTRDGQAIPPWSVWISAHLVVVTGRGILRRPGQANRTKKSDRILGLPSYLTTVLLARHPADARPDDPVFPSATLGWRHPCNVQRSVRRLRERAGYPTFTTHVGRRTVATVLDHAGQTARQIADQLGHAKVSTTQNDYLGRHLANPLAPALLDHPTAPTPVSLGATAAPAHTVNPY